The Sandaracinaceae bacterium genome contains a region encoding:
- a CDS encoding class I SAM-dependent methyltransferase — protein MSDSYLLDVGEDAADRLTLVQAIYGQTSQRGLSAGAPLAGLRVLELACGTGSMTRWLAEQVGPSGSVTGIDASDAQLSVAAERCRDLPNVRFLRMDAADTDLPPSSFDLVYARLLLMHVPEPLRVLLHAHELLAPGGVLVSEEAAVDSTFTDPPVPEQGELHALANQMARERGCDYNVARRLGSLVRAAGFTVHGVSAHQPVAVRGAAKRLEVASFGEALQRWRTASDETRAAGERVLAALQRAVDDEETTYGLSMMMQVRGEKARA, from the coding sequence GTGAGCGACAGCTACCTGCTCGATGTGGGGGAGGACGCTGCGGACCGGCTCACGCTGGTGCAGGCGATCTACGGGCAGACCAGCCAGCGGGGCCTCTCCGCGGGCGCACCGCTCGCCGGGCTGCGCGTACTGGAGCTGGCCTGTGGCACCGGCAGCATGACGCGCTGGCTAGCCGAGCAGGTGGGACCCAGCGGCAGCGTCACCGGCATCGACGCGAGCGACGCCCAGCTGAGCGTGGCCGCGGAGCGCTGCCGCGACCTGCCGAACGTGCGCTTCCTGCGGATGGACGCTGCGGACACCGACCTGCCACCGAGTAGCTTCGACCTGGTGTACGCACGCCTGCTGCTCATGCACGTCCCGGAGCCGCTGCGGGTGCTGCTCCACGCGCACGAGCTGCTGGCGCCTGGCGGCGTCCTGGTGTCGGAGGAGGCGGCCGTGGACAGCACCTTCACCGACCCCCCCGTCCCCGAGCAAGGCGAGCTGCACGCGCTCGCCAACCAGATGGCCCGCGAGCGCGGCTGTGACTACAACGTCGCGCGACGCCTCGGCTCGCTGGTGCGCGCGGCGGGCTTCACGGTGCACGGCGTGAGCGCCCACCAGCCCGTCGCGGTGCGCGGGGCGGCGAAGCGCCTCGAGGTGGCGAGCTTCGGCGAGGCACTCCAGCGCTGGCGTACCGCCTCGGACGAGACACGCGCGGCGGGCGAGCGCGTGCTCGCGGCGCTGCAGCGTGCGGTCGACGACGAAGAGACCACGTACGGGCTGAGCATGATGATGCAGGTGCGCGGCGAAAAAGCGCGGGCGTGA